The Psychrobacter arenosus region CAGCGCCCGAAATAGGGTCAGAAGTAGAGTCTGGAGCAGGGTTCAAAACCGAGACTAAATCTGGCTTTGGTGTATTGGATTTTGCAGTTGCTACAGGCGTTGAGGGCTGGTCTTTTAACCGGTCTAATAAGTGATTTGCATCGGTTGGTTGGTTTGATGAGTAGTGATAAAATAGCGGTTTATTAGCGCGCTGCGACAGACGCGTTATTTCAGAAACCAGATAGTTAATGTCTAAAGGTTTGGCCAAAAAGCCATCAAACTGAGCAATGATTTGTGAGGCAATACCGCGCTCTGGCATCATGCTTAATAGGATTTTAGGGCTAGACTCGTAAGGCTGCAACTGAGCCAATGTGCTTAGGTCACTTTTTTGATGCAGCTCATAATCGATGAGTATAATTGGACGCAGTCCAGCTGCTGCGACTCGAGTCAGCTGCTGATTGATATTAGCGACACTGGGGTCATCTATGCTAGTACGTATTAAGGCTGGCAGCAGTAGATGGTTGCAGAGTTGGGATAGATAACGCGCGCTAATCTCATCATTTACGAAGGCAATCAGGCAGTTCTGTGACAAATCCCTATTGAACAGATAGACCGGCTGAAAAGACGGGCTATGGCGGGGCAAGCAGATACTAAAAGTACTGCCTACTTTAGGCGTGCTGTCTAAATGGATAAACCCACCCAGTAATTGCGCAAAACTGTTTGAGATAGCCAGCCCCAATCCGGACCCACCAAATTGCCGACTGATGGAGTCATTGGCTTGATTAAAAAATGAGAACAGTTTGGTACGTTCTTTTTCTTCAATACCAATCCCCGTATCTTTGACACTAAAGCACAGCCATAGATGCTCATCCGCTAGCGTCAATTTTTGCTCGTCAGTAGGCTCTGAGGTGGTTGCAGTGGTTTCAGTAGTCTCTACTACGTCGGTTTTATAAGACTCAGATAAGGTCGTAGCGCGGGCATTAATAGTATTACTAGCATCATTGATATCGAAACGATTGCCTAGTTTTTGACTGGATTTATCATTAGAGAATTTATGGGCTCGGCTCGGCGGCACGTAGCGGGAGTCATGCGTGGTCATGGGCTCTATAATTAAAGCCACATACCCCGTTTTAGTAAACTTAATAGCATTGCTGATTAGGTTCATGAGGATTTGTTGCAAGCGCCCCATATCAGTGACCAAATAGCGAGGGCATTGTGGGTCAAAAAAGTAATGCAGCTCAATACCTTGCCGGCGTGCATTACCCACCATAAGCTCACAAATTTGCTGGCATAGCGCCAAAATATCTACCGGCTCTAGCTCTACCTTGAGCTTGCCCGCATCAATTTTAGCCAGATCTAACATGCCGTTTAGTAGCGATAGCATAGATTGGCTGGCGCGCTTTAGGGTGGTCACGGTCTCCGTTTGCGAAGGGTTTAAAGTCTCCAAACGCAGCAAATCTAACATACCAATCATACCGCTTAGGGGCGTTCTTAACTCGTGCCCCATGACCGACCATAACTTATCAAAATCCGCCAAACGGGCTTGCTGCTGCTGCCGTTGTTGCTCAGACTCGGTCAGTTGCTCAGTGAGCGCATTGATATTATTAAGGATACCCGTAAACCCATAAATCTGACCGTGCTCGCCAAACCAAGGCATAATGTGCAACTGATAGCGCTGTCCATCCTCTAAGCTATCAATCAATAAGGTGCGAGTGACCCGTTGCGTGGCCAGCTTGGTTAGGGTTTGGTGCGTGACCTTATCTATACCCGTAAAGAAATCGGTCAGCGTATACATCACATTGCGCTGAAAAGTCGTGGCAAATACTTGCTCAAATCGCTGATTAGCAAAACTTATTTGTCCATTACGCTTAATGGTGAGCATTGGTAATGGCGCATGGTCGATCAAACGCTCTAAGCGATGATTTAATAATTGTGAGCGGCGATAGGTCTTGTGCAATTGATAGTTAATGCGACTGAGCGCATGGCCCATTCGTAAAAATTCTGTGGCCACCTTTTGCTCGATAAAAGGTGGAGCCGCGTAGCTTTCTTTTGAATATAGAGACAGGCTTTCGGTATAGTCAATGAGCCGCTCCCACTCATTGCGTCTTTTTAAGACAAACCCTAGCCCCACCATGAGCAGTAGAACAAATACTGAAACAGGCATCCAATAACGGTAGGCCATCCAATTAAGACTGATAGGTTGATGGTACAGATTGACATAGACCTGATAGCCGTCATCCAAATCTATCCACCCCGAAAGCTTGCTATTGTCTAAGCTATAAAGGTTGGTGGTATGACGGGGTATCATATTGGGTAAAGTTACCGTTTTAAGGTGCGCGTCATCGCTGCGATAATAGTCATGAATATAGGTCTGACCGGAGGGAGATATGAGAATAAGCTGATAGCTAGTATTCTTTATAAAAGGTTTTTTTAATAGCGGTTTGAGGTCAGTTTGGTTATTGGCTCTATGCTCTTCTAATTCATGTGACAGCCGTGAGAATGTCTCTTGGCTACG contains the following coding sequences:
- a CDS encoding response regulator — encoded protein: MKRTSAPQRLFTFYSLALLIMLGMYYLLAYDAEVGEQKIRSQETFSRLSHELEEHRANNQTDLKPLLKKPFIKNTSYQLILISPSGQTYIHDYYRSDDAHLKTVTLPNMIPRHTTNLYSLDNSKLSGWIDLDDGYQVYVNLYHQPISLNWMAYRYWMPVSVFVLLLMVGLGFVLKRRNEWERLIDYTESLSLYSKESYAAPPFIEQKVATEFLRMGHALSRINYQLHKTYRRSQLLNHRLERLIDHAPLPMLTIKRNGQISFANQRFEQVFATTFQRNVMYTLTDFFTGIDKVTHQTLTKLATQRVTRTLLIDSLEDGQRYQLHIMPWFGEHGQIYGFTGILNNINALTEQLTESEQQRQQQQARLADFDKLWSVMGHELRTPLSGMIGMLDLLRLETLNPSQTETVTTLKRASQSMLSLLNGMLDLAKIDAGKLKVELEPVDILALCQQICELMVGNARRQGIELHYFFDPQCPRYLVTDMGRLQQILMNLISNAIKFTKTGYVALIIEPMTTHDSRYVPPSRAHKFSNDKSSQKLGNRFDINDASNTINARATTLSESYKTDVVETTETTATTSEPTDEQKLTLADEHLWLCFSVKDTGIGIEEKERTKLFSFFNQANDSISRQFGGSGLGLAISNSFAQLLGGFIHLDSTPKVGSTFSICLPRHSPSFQPVYLFNRDLSQNCLIAFVNDEISARYLSQLCNHLLLPALIRTSIDDPSVANINQQLTRVAAAGLRPIILIDYELHQKSDLSTLAQLQPYESSPKILLSMMPERGIASQIIAQFDGFLAKPLDINYLVSEITRLSQRANKPLFYHYSSNQPTDANHLLDRLKDQPSTPVATAKSNTPKPDLVSVLNPAPDSTSDPISGAASDIKASTEPKRDSKTGPLILVAEDQPMNQKVACKMLEKLGYRSLVANNGEEAIELLEQHRSEIQLILMDCRMPILDGISATKHIRSGQDAIPIIALTANDSEEDQLACMQAGMDGFLAKPLKKDKLSTMLATFLPSY